The following are from one region of the Coffea eugenioides isolate CCC68of chromosome 2, Ceug_1.0, whole genome shotgun sequence genome:
- the LOC113759615 gene encoding two-component response regulator ORR21-like, with protein MTKGHWDGGGEERRRGGRRGGGRGNWGRRRRRKGKVRRGKREEEEKENRGGERVALAPVLEEMLEELLTSGVSRVELASTALMMLSNGWKFDVVMTNVHSPELLTMKLLDEAAKMNILVILMSDFEDPFIARRALERGAFLYAKKPASLELVKCLWQYVVRERKQKGKEKENVQKKNESDRKNISELLDETPEKNSAPENGMQEKGKGKAEVIINGQEVMNGELGDLPNFTDSLGKRVWTSELHAKFVDAINQLGEGRCFPSDILALMNVPGLTRMQVASHLQKCRRNSWRDPCDRKRHSSASEHTSHDDETQEKIPPKRRFGSMPCGENRSKRTPEPAQAFEGVQSLKLKNPRIE; from the exons ATGACCAAGGGTCATTGGGATGGGGGAGGGGAGGAAAGGAGACGAGGTGGAAGGAGAGGGGGAGGGAGGGGGAATTGGgggaggaggagaagaagaaagggCAAGGTGAGGAGGGGAAAGAGGgaggaagaggaaaaagaaaatagggGGGGAGAGAGGGTGGCACTAGCACCTGTGTTGGAGGAGATGCTAGAGGAGCTGTTGACCAGTGGAG TATCAAGGGTTGAACTAGCGTCAACTGCTTTGATGATGCTTTCAAATGGGTGGAAGTTTGATGTGGTTATGACAAATGTTCACTCCCCAGAATTGCTTACAATGAAGCTACTTGATGAAGCAGCTAAGATGAACATACTTGTGATAT TGATGTCTGACTTTGAAGATCCTTTCATAGCAAGAAGGGCCTTAGAACGTGGAGCATTTCTTTATGCTAAGAAGCCAGCAAGTTTAGAGTTGGTTAAGTGCCTATGGCAATATGTAGTTcgagagaggaaacaaaagggcAAGGAGAAAGAAAATGTACAAAAGAAGAATGAAAGTGACAGAAAGAATATTAGTGAATTATTGGATGAGACACCTGAGAAAAATAGTGCACCAGAAAATGGCATGCAAGAGAAAGGCAAAGGAAAGGCTGAAGTGATCATAAATGGTCAAGAAGTTATGAATGGTGAATTAGGTGATTTACCAAATTTTACTGACAGTTTGGGTAAGAGAGTATGGACTTCAGAACTTCATGCAAAATTTGTGGATGCAATCAATCAGCTAGGTGAAGGAA GATGCTTCCCTTCAGACATTCTGGCTCTTATGAATGTTCCTGGCCTTACAAGGATGCAAGTTGCTAGTCATCTACAG AAATGTCGCCGTAACTCATGGCGTGATCCATGTGATCGTAAGCGTCATTCATCTGCTTCTGAGCATACTTCACATGATGATGAAACTCAAGAAAAAATTCCCCCGAAAAGAAGATTCGGTTCAATGCCTTGTGGAGAAAATAGGTCCAAAAGAACTCCTGAACCTGCACAAGCCTTTGAAGGTGTCCAATCATTGAAATTGAAGAACCCTAGAATTGAATGA